Proteins encoded in a region of the Atopobium sp. oral taxon 416 genome:
- a CDS encoding PTS transporter subunit EIIC: MATSQDAAVKQKRSALGVMKLFSGAIIQPIVFLSVVGIVLAVCVILRLSFMPAVIQTIGTFFFNVFLPAGISNLPVIIMIGLSVAFAHKKKTDAAVVSILTFLVYLYANNTFLKMTGRLIQADTLAGTGQGMALGLQVNDTGVFAGIIIGCLTGWIFNRTCDTQFPEALRIYGGSRFSAFCCMMMAIAFGIVVSYVWPFVNKGISALSTLIEDSGLFGVFVYGFLNRFLIPTGLHHLVYMPFMYSAIGGTATIAGQTYEGAVPIYTAELGNASTITSIDPSVKYGLFGFSKIWGSIGSVLAFIHCARPERKDDVKAMMLPAMGVALLAGITEPLEFLYLFASPLLWLVHSLLDGLGQMLEFALGFRLMAAGGILDIIPGLIALPAEMTKWYVFFIIGVIFIAVWYFSFVFLIQKLDLHVPGREENYVATGTGAVKNVKGVASMGDVQDIIDGLGGKSNIKAVINCMTRLRVDVYDISKVDKDKINRFKNSGIVMKKDNVQIIIGLKVDDVCEAINQKLGAITE, from the coding sequence ATGGCTACATCACAGGATGCTGCTGTCAAGCAGAAGCGAAGCGCTTTAGGCGTCATGAAGCTCTTCTCTGGTGCCATCATACAGCCGATCGTGTTCCTTTCGGTTGTTGGCATTGTCCTTGCTGTCTGCGTGATTCTCAGGCTTTCGTTCATGCCAGCAGTGATTCAGACAATCGGCACATTCTTCTTCAATGTCTTTCTTCCAGCTGGCATCTCTAATTTGCCGGTCATCATCATGATAGGACTGTCGGTTGCATTTGCCCACAAGAAAAAGACCGATGCTGCTGTCGTCTCGATTCTTACGTTCCTCGTCTATCTCTATGCGAACAATACATTCCTCAAGATGACGGGACGTCTGATTCAGGCGGATACGCTGGCTGGTACCGGACAAGGCATGGCGCTTGGTCTCCAGGTCAATGATACGGGTGTCTTCGCTGGCATCATCATCGGCTGCCTTACGGGTTGGATCTTCAACCGTACCTGCGACACGCAGTTCCCGGAGGCACTGCGCATCTATGGTGGCTCGCGCTTCTCTGCTTTCTGCTGCATGATGATGGCAATCGCTTTTGGCATTGTCGTCTCCTATGTGTGGCCGTTTGTCAATAAAGGCATCAGTGCTCTTTCGACTCTCATTGAGGATTCCGGACTCTTCGGCGTCTTCGTTTATGGCTTCCTGAACCGCTTCCTGATCCCAACTGGTCTTCATCACCTTGTATACATGCCGTTCATGTATTCGGCAATTGGTGGTACGGCTACTATTGCTGGTCAGACCTATGAAGGTGCCGTTCCAATCTATACGGCAGAACTCGGGAATGCGTCTACTATTACGTCAATCGATCCGTCTGTCAAGTACGGACTCTTCGGCTTTTCGAAGATCTGGGGTTCCATCGGCTCTGTCCTCGCCTTCATCCATTGTGCACGTCCTGAGCGTAAAGACGATGTGAAGGCCATGATGCTTCCGGCAATGGGCGTTGCCCTTCTCGCTGGCATCACAGAGCCGCTCGAGTTCCTCTATCTCTTCGCTTCTCCGCTCCTTTGGCTCGTTCACTCCCTGCTTGATGGCTTGGGCCAGATGCTCGAGTTCGCTCTTGGATTCCGTCTCATGGCAGCGGGTGGCATCCTTGATATCATCCCTGGCTTAATTGCCCTACCAGCTGAGATGACCAAGTGGTATGTGTTCTTCATCATCGGCGTCATCTTCATCGCCGTCTGGTACTTCTCATTCGTGTTCCTGATTCAGAAGCTTGATCTCCATGTTCCTGGTCGCGAAGAGAACTATGTAGCTACTGGAACCGGTGCGGTCAAGAATGTCAAGGGCGTTGCTAGCATGGGTGATGTCCAGGACATTATCGATGGCCTCGGCGGCAAGAGCAACATCAAGGCGGTCATCAACTGCATGACAAGACTGAGGGTCGATGTCTATGACATCTCGAAGGTTGATAAGGACAAGATCAACCGCTTCAAGAACTCCGGCATTGTCATGAAGAAAGACAATGTCCAGATCATCATCGGCCTCAAGGTGGACGATGTCTGCGAAGCAATCAACCAGAAGCTCGGTGCCATCACTGAATAG
- a CDS encoding MurR/RpiR family transcriptional regulator, whose protein sequence is MGYEVLSELSATDQTIMSAINYHISQSEYVSISELADECDVAKSTIVKLAKKLGYTGYADMRETLCAGKEDEVSDSFLPLNTTQDEDTLDAATRLATLFWDRRHAKHVLASNICSVDAILSAYLARKLAMFGIYAISTYDYASIIAKSTDPGIALFFEHNIDQKAGAGSFVLSAFKPLFKLAQQEGYCTVLITDVVKETSTSQLTDEVFRIKPSYDSRYDFFAPRTIVLFELMLSELSRLAASHNEDPASLGENACSKI, encoded by the coding sequence ATGGGGTACGAGGTCTTATCAGAGCTTTCGGCAACTGACCAGACAATCATGAGCGCAATCAACTACCACATTTCCCAGTCAGAGTATGTAAGCATCTCCGAGCTTGCCGATGAATGCGATGTTGCAAAGAGCACGATAGTCAAGCTAGCAAAAAAACTAGGCTATACCGGATATGCCGATATGCGCGAGACCCTTTGTGCAGGCAAAGAAGACGAGGTATCAGATAGCTTTCTGCCGCTCAACACGACACAGGACGAGGACACCCTCGATGCTGCGACGCGGCTTGCCACGCTTTTCTGGGACAGACGCCATGCCAAGCATGTTCTAGCTTCGAATATATGCTCCGTCGATGCAATACTTTCAGCCTATCTTGCTCGCAAGCTTGCAATGTTTGGTATCTATGCGATAAGCACATATGACTACGCATCCATAATCGCCAAAAGCACTGACCCGGGAATTGCTCTCTTCTTCGAGCACAATATTGACCAGAAAGCAGGAGCCGGCAGCTTCGTACTTTCTGCCTTCAAGCCACTTTTCAAGCTTGCCCAGCAAGAAGGCTATTGCACCGTGCTTATCACTGATGTCGTGAAAGAGACCTCTACTTCTCAGCTCACAGACGAAGTATTTCGCATCAAGCCATCGTACGATTCGAGATATGATTTTTTCGCGCCGCGCACAATCGTGCTCTTCGAACTCATGCTAAGCGAGCTCTCCCGACTGGCGGCCAGTCACAATGAAGACCCAGCGTCTCTCGGGGAGAATGCATGTTCAAAAATATGA
- a CDS encoding MurR/RpiR family transcriptional regulator, with translation MTEKQQHAWRTAADLARKNPLVTIGEVAKDAGCSPASITLLARRVGFSGWPELRRYLVQQSKPPATPDSPGGSIVLPEVQNLLLDNKDKSIFVYGAGDGAFAADYLVSALLSHGFCCLSYTRQALIAQARRNHTGMLFLVNESGIALADDACIARNFGYSICAITGNPSSPVARLATITIILRSNKSKPQSYEPDFFCARAMTFTSYLEARLPYLFDNSIADHVALSNIRKMEGAG, from the coding sequence ATGACAGAAAAGCAGCAGCATGCCTGGAGGACAGCGGCTGACCTCGCAAGAAAGAATCCACTTGTGACCATTGGAGAAGTGGCAAAAGATGCTGGCTGTTCCCCTGCAAGCATCACTCTGCTGGCGCGCCGTGTTGGCTTTTCAGGCTGGCCTGAGCTCCGTCGCTATCTTGTACAACAGTCAAAGCCACCTGCAACACCAGATTCCCCCGGCGGATCAATAGTTCTCCCTGAAGTTCAGAACCTCTTGCTCGACAATAAAGACAAGTCGATTTTCGTCTACGGGGCAGGTGATGGAGCATTCGCGGCAGACTATCTCGTCTCCGCCCTCTTGTCTCATGGCTTCTGCTGCCTTTCGTATACACGACAGGCTCTGATAGCGCAAGCTCGCCGCAACCACACAGGGATGCTTTTCCTTGTCAATGAATCGGGTATTGCCCTCGCAGACGATGCCTGTATCGCACGCAATTTTGGTTACAGTATCTGTGCAATAACCGGTAATCCCTCCTCACCTGTCGCACGCCTTGCAACCATTACGATAATCCTTCGATCGAACAAATCGAAACCACAGAGCTATGAGCCAGACTTTTTCTGTGCGAGGGCAATGACATTCACATCCTATCTTGAGGCGAGACTCCCCTACCTCTTCGATAATTCAATTGCTGACCATGTAGCACTCAGCAACATCAGGAAGATGGAAGGTGCGGGCTGA
- a CDS encoding IS3 family transposase, whose protein sequence is MLDGHPSLPFPHSGLEKSCGRSPLTRYGALIIVSLECFEGLHDLQVKLSDHMWWYNHERIHSKLSYMSPVEFREESFTIPSK, encoded by the coding sequence GTGCTGGATGGGCATCCTTCCCTGCCTTTCCCGCATTCCGGCCTAGAAAAGTCGTGTGGTCGGTCCCCTCTGACACGTTATGGGGCATTAATCATCGTTTCCCTAGAGTGCTTCGAGGGCCTTCACGACCTACAGGTCAAGCTGAGCGATCACATGTGGTGGTACAACCACGAGCGGATACACTCGAAGCTAAGTTACATGAGCCCAGTCGAGTTCAGGGAAGAGTCCTTCACGATTCCGTCCAAATAG
- a CDS encoding transposase, producing MGPKASRRTKTVRVTLKAHQSKKGGAWRIGYKAHIGVDAGSGLVHGVETSA from the coding sequence CTGGGCCCTAAAGCTTCACGAAGAACCAAGACCGTACGCGTAACCCTTAAAGCGCACCAGTCCAAGAAAGGGGGAGCCTGGCGTATCGGATACAAGGCGCATATCGGCGTGGATGCCGGTAGCGGCCTTGTGCACGGTGTGGAGACGAGCGCCTAG
- a CDS encoding HAD hydrolase family protein: protein MPARKRIVKTSSQGKGATALVYDKVVGKILFICNPETTIPVRDSLRERFPKCHVSTSPDILVEANTAGISKAAAVTDACAAPDEPAYTTAIGDTADDLSMLETAGTGIVMGNAVPQVREKANFVCATSDEDEGCRKLFEDAPST from the coding sequence TTGCCCGCGAGGAAACGCATCGTAAAGACATCCTCCCAGGGAAAAGGAGCTACGGCCCTTGTATACGATAAGGTGGTCGGCAAGATCCTCTTCATCTGCAACCCCGAGACAACCATCCCTGTCCGCGACTCGCTGAGGGAGCGCTTCCCCAAGTGCCATGTCTCGACTTCGCCAGATATCTTAGTCGAAGCGAATACAGCCGGCATCTCGAAGGCAGCAGCCGTTACTGATGCATGCGCTGCGCCGGATGAGCCTGCATACACGACAGCCATAGGAGACACAGCAGATGACCTGTCCATGCTCGAAACGGCAGGTACAGGAATTGTCATGGGCAATGCAGTGCCTCAGGTCAGAGAGAAGGCAAACTTCGTCTGCGCGACGAGCGACGAGGATGAGGGATGCAGGAAACTTTTCGAAGATGCACCTTCTACCTAA
- a CDS encoding PTS system mannose/fructose/sorbose family transporter subunit IID: MNKKLSNKKLSEKALSRSFHNWAYGNLTCFSQEHMQTFGYLFAMLPIVEDLYDKDEDKVNALETYTTFFNTEPQIGTMVVGLTAGLEEARANGEPVEDETINGIRAGLMGPLAGLGDSIIVGTFIPILLGIALGLAQGGSVLGPIFYIVAWNVLMYFGMKFAYRRGYKLGGSAVEALVGPQSEALRNSIIMVGTIVIGAVAATWISIDTALVLPGLGPLSRVLWSSSQTVSADALASSGSVTLNVFGSGIYPKILNFAFVYLCWWLMTKKKASATKVMLIMVIIAFVGVLIGFFDPGLSY; encoded by the coding sequence ATGAACAAGAAGCTGTCGAACAAGAAGTTGTCCGAGAAGGCGCTGTCACGGTCCTTCCACAACTGGGCTTACGGCAACCTCACCTGCTTCTCTCAGGAGCATATGCAGACGTTTGGCTATCTGTTCGCAATGCTCCCTATCGTGGAAGACCTCTACGACAAGGATGAGGACAAGGTCAACGCACTCGAGACCTATACGACCTTCTTCAACACCGAGCCACAGATCGGCACCATGGTCGTCGGCCTGACAGCAGGCCTAGAAGAAGCACGCGCCAACGGCGAGCCTGTCGAGGACGAGACCATCAACGGCATCCGTGCCGGCCTCATGGGACCTCTTGCAGGTCTTGGTGACTCCATCATCGTTGGCACGTTCATCCCCATCCTTCTCGGCATCGCGCTCGGCCTTGCCCAGGGCGGCTCTGTCCTCGGCCCGATTTTCTACATCGTGGCTTGGAACGTGCTCATGTACTTCGGCATGAAGTTTGCCTATCGCCGCGGCTATAAGCTCGGCGGCTCGGCAGTCGAAGCTCTCGTCGGTCCCCAGTCCGAGGCACTGCGCAACTCTATCATCATGGTTGGCACCATCGTTATCGGTGCTGTCGCTGCAACGTGGATTTCTATCGACACGGCACTTGTCCTTCCGGGCCTTGGACCCTTGTCGCGCGTCCTGTGGTCGAGCTCCCAGACGGTCTCTGCCGATGCACTTGCTTCCTCTGGCTCCGTCACCCTCAATGTCTTTGGCTCTGGCATCTATCCGAAGATCCTGAACTTCGCCTTCGTTTACCTCTGCTGGTGGCTCATGACAAAGAAGAAGGCCTCTGCAACGAAGGTCATGCTCATCATGGTCATTATCGCCTTCGTCGGCGTCCTGATTGGCTTCTTCGATCCGGGCTTGTCCTACTAG
- a CDS encoding PTS sugar transporter subunit IIC has product MEINVFQAALLGLFACLASLPGMGGTTIGNYTLGRPLVGGLVVGLILGDVQTGIIVGSAIQIVYIALVTPGGTVSADVRAVTYIGIPLSILAIHAQGLDPSSTEAANLAAALGAAVGTLGTVLFYGTATLNLVWQGIGWKVMETKDWSKIKKTIPLVDVVYPWISHILFSFLPTFVICLAGAGMVQIMKDYLPMNGIAMKTLFTVGSLLPAVGIGILCKQVITKPLDWVTFAFGFTLAAVLHCNLIASAVIAVFFAMINFEIQQLRTQLKNGTVALASGDEDDEDEEDI; this is encoded by the coding sequence ATGGAAATCAATGTATTCCAGGCAGCATTGCTCGGCTTATTCGCCTGCCTGGCATCACTGCCCGGCATGGGCGGCACGACGATAGGCAACTATACGCTCGGCCGTCCCCTGGTCGGTGGCCTTGTCGTCGGTCTGATTCTGGGCGATGTCCAGACTGGCATCATCGTTGGCTCCGCTATCCAGATCGTCTACATCGCGCTGGTCACTCCGGGCGGGACTGTCTCCGCAGATGTGCGTGCCGTCACCTATATCGGCATCCCGCTCTCAATCCTCGCGATCCATGCACAGGGGCTTGATCCCTCTTCGACCGAAGCAGCAAACCTCGCAGCAGCCCTCGGTGCAGCAGTTGGCACGCTCGGCACCGTTCTCTTCTATGGCACCGCAACGCTCAACCTGGTCTGGCAGGGTATCGGCTGGAAGGTCATGGAGACGAAAGATTGGAGCAAGATCAAGAAGACTATTCCTCTCGTCGACGTCGTCTATCCCTGGATCTCCCACATCCTCTTCTCCTTCCTTCCCACGTTTGTCATCTGTCTCGCTGGCGCCGGCATGGTCCAGATCATGAAGGACTACCTGCCGATGAACGGCATCGCAATGAAGACGCTGTTCACGGTCGGCTCCCTGCTGCCTGCTGTCGGCATCGGCATCCTCTGCAAGCAGGTCATCACCAAGCCGCTTGACTGGGTCACGTTCGCCTTCGGTTTCACGCTTGCTGCAGTGCTTCACTGCAACCTCATTGCGTCCGCAGTCATCGCTGTCTTCTTCGCGATGATCAACTTCGAGATTCAGCAGCTGAGGACGCAACTCAAGAATGGCACTGTCGCCCTTGCATCCGGCGACGAGGATGATGAAGACGAGGAGGACATCTGA
- a CDS encoding PTS sugar transporter subunit IIB: protein MISFVRIDDRMIHGQTVTRWALEYPCDGIIAVNDAAASNKVLKSAYKGAAPDKKIFVWTKEHFKEKAQKVLESSSRYFLITKNPLDMKWILCDLGFVPSDVKTVIVGPCNDRPGAVKLGNNQSITPEEAQALEDITKKGYDVVFALLKDNSIGPWSKFRDQFDLK from the coding sequence ATGATCTCATTTGTCCGCATTGACGACCGCATGATCCATGGGCAGACCGTCACAAGATGGGCACTCGAGTATCCCTGCGACGGCATCATTGCCGTGAACGATGCTGCGGCATCCAACAAGGTATTGAAGTCCGCCTACAAAGGCGCAGCTCCTGACAAGAAGATCTTCGTTTGGACCAAGGAGCATTTCAAGGAGAAGGCACAGAAGGTGCTCGAGAGCAGCTCCCGCTATTTCCTCATCACGAAGAATCCGCTCGATATGAAGTGGATCCTCTGCGACCTGGGCTTTGTTCCCTCCGATGTGAAGACCGTCATCGTCGGTCCGTGCAACGACCGTCCGGGTGCCGTGAAGCTGGGCAACAACCAGTCCATCACCCCCGAGGAGGCACAGGCGCTTGAGGACATCACGAAGAAGGGCTACGACGTCGTCTTCGCGCTTCTCAAGGACAACTCGATTGGCCCCTGGTCGAAGTTCCGCGACCAGTTCGATCTCAAGTAG
- a CDS encoding PTS sugar transporter subunit IIA: MRYLLLVSHGTMAPGVSSVLDMLVGHHDNVLVCNMPDGMGADKFVENLKKTLTPVGADDEIVVLGDVIGGSPLTNTMNVLTEKGLLSHTHAFGGLSLPMAITAVMGDDVAFDELASQIVDEGRAAIREIEIDLTDDEEDEDDL, from the coding sequence ATGAGATATCTGCTTCTGGTGAGCCATGGAACAATGGCTCCGGGCGTATCGAGCGTACTGGACATGCTGGTAGGGCATCACGACAACGTGCTTGTGTGCAACATGCCTGATGGCATGGGGGCAGACAAGTTCGTCGAGAACCTCAAGAAGACGCTTACGCCGGTTGGGGCAGACGACGAAATTGTCGTTCTCGGCGATGTTATCGGAGGATCTCCGCTTACGAACACGATGAACGTTCTGACGGAGAAGGGCCTTTTATCCCATACCCATGCCTTCGGTGGCCTGAGCCTGCCTATGGCGATCACTGCCGTGATGGGCGACGATGTTGCATTTGACGAGCTGGCTTCCCAGATTGTCGACGAGGGACGCGCTGCCATCCGCGAGATCGAGATCGATCTTACCGACGACGAAGAGGATGAGGACGATCTGTAA
- a CDS encoding integrase core domain-containing protein yields the protein MRLSVGRTGSCHDNALAESLFATLKNEWYYHKRLLDASTTKHKAHEFNRVILQPLPPA from the coding sequence GTGAGGCTCTCCGTCGGGAGAACCGGAAGCTGCCACGACAATGCGCTCGCCGAATCGCTTTTCGCCACGCTCAAGAACGAGTGGTACTACCACAAGCGCCTCTTAGATGCATCCACGACCAAGCACAAGGCACACGAGTTTAATCGAGTCATACTACAACCGCTTCCGCCCGCATAA
- a CDS encoding transposase codes for MARINLTLDQDEVLGLLTDGGGDAFRLLLQEMLNGVLREKSAEQLCAQPYEQMQKRTDSHNETKARPLTTRVATIELKVLRQRNAPFETLVTEMAVAGVFAVKVGRVIEEVCERSFSKCSVFEACAELL; via the coding sequence ATGGCTCGAATCAATCTTACACTGGACCAGGACGAGGTACTGGGGCTGCTTACCGACGGGGGCGGGGACGCCTTCAGGCTGCTGCTCCAGGAGATGCTCAACGGGGTACTGAGGGAGAAGTCAGCCGAGCAGCTGTGCGCCCAGCCCTACGAGCAAATGCAGAAGCGCACCGATAGCCACAACGAGACGAAGGCAAGGCCCCTCACGACCAGGGTTGCCACCATCGAGCTGAAGGTGTTAAGGCAGCGCAACGCCCCGTTTGAGACCCTCGTGACCGAGATGGCCGTCGCGGGCGTCTTTGCAGTGAAGGTGGGCAGGGTCATAGAGGAGGTCTGCGAAAGGTCGTTCTCCAAGTGCTCCGTCTTTGAGGCCTGCGCCGAGCTGCTCTGA
- a CDS encoding MurR/RpiR family transcriptional regulator: MILERLKECDGFSKTECIIARYLLENGSTVRDASVERPAEFTESSPATIVRLCKKLGAQGYRDFRVAFVAEWEQSRHSVRIDANMPFDRDDSYEQVAWKLGNLAANAINNAISGFDQQQVDRVVKILADSDVVNVFTVGTSIPAALDFKTKLVRIGRQVNVDQDAFVQRGYAISAPAHSCNILISLSGETEMIVSYARILQARGRHTLAITADPFSRLASICDEVICLNSNESDSFSRKIETFSSFDATHFVLDCLYSWLFQTDYDRNMRHARESQRTLMELTSDSR, from the coding sequence ATGATTCTGGAACGGCTCAAGGAATGCGATGGATTCTCGAAGACGGAGTGCATTATTGCACGCTATCTCCTCGAGAATGGCAGCACGGTACGGGATGCATCGGTAGAGCGGCCCGCAGAGTTCACTGAGTCTTCGCCTGCAACCATTGTCAGGCTCTGCAAAAAGCTCGGAGCTCAGGGATACCGCGATTTCCGCGTTGCATTCGTGGCGGAGTGGGAGCAGTCGAGGCATTCGGTTAGAATCGATGCGAACATGCCATTCGACCGTGACGACTCATACGAACAGGTGGCTTGGAAGCTTGGCAACCTTGCTGCAAATGCTATCAACAATGCAATATCTGGTTTCGACCAGCAGCAGGTAGACCGTGTGGTGAAGATTCTTGCGGATTCCGACGTGGTGAATGTCTTTACGGTCGGCACATCTATTCCCGCTGCGTTGGATTTCAAGACCAAACTTGTTCGTATCGGCCGCCAGGTCAATGTGGACCAGGATGCGTTCGTGCAGCGCGGCTATGCGATATCTGCTCCGGCACATTCCTGCAACATCTTGATATCACTCTCAGGGGAGACTGAGATGATTGTCTCCTACGCGAGGATCCTCCAGGCGCGTGGACGCCATACCCTTGCTATCACAGCTGACCCTTTCAGCAGGCTTGCATCTATATGCGATGAGGTCATCTGTCTGAATAGCAATGAAAGCGACTCGTTCTCTCGAAAGATCGAGACCTTCTCTTCCTTCGATGCAACCCATTTCGTCCTGGACTGCCTCTATAGTTGGCTCTTCCAGACGGACTACGACAGGAACATGCGCCATGCACGCGAGTCTCAGCGGACACTCATGGAGCTGACAAGCGACTCACGCTAA
- a CDS encoding PTS transporter subunit EIIC gives MAKDYTDLCRSIIKGVGGADNITNVIHCATRLRFSLKDPGRFDQDALKKLPDVLGTAIGAGTYQVLIGNQVERVYDQLLDLPEILGRGITKSAGIDDPVTAAADDAAKLRLLDRFTRMMSDVFTPYIPMLATGGIASGVIGLLTNMGVVASDSLTYQTFYAIFYGLINFFPIMLAFTAGKHFRCNPYVAATLGASIMYPGVSNLLVTGETVNLLGISFPAFNLSGSFIPILLAVFCMSYVEHFLKEDLPESTQFILVPLVCLVLFVPLTIMVFGPLGGLLANGILAVYNVLAASPVLLETVFGAFFSLVILLGLHWAVLPIELGILSSQGVEYSLAAGGMGNYAVLGICLAVMVFAKNQEDKSVAGSAAFTNFLCGITEPGLYGVVLRNKKLIAALIYSGGLAGLIMGLGNVGATNFAFSGLLAFGAWFGAQNFPGYCLGILVSVAASFISTSVLLKSGQVKDFD, from the coding sequence ATGGCTAAGGATTACACGGATCTTTGTCGCAGCATCATCAAAGGAGTAGGCGGAGCAGATAACATCACGAATGTCATCCACTGCGCCACAAGGCTGCGCTTCAGCCTGAAGGATCCTGGCCGCTTTGACCAGGATGCACTCAAGAAGCTTCCTGACGTGCTTGGCACCGCTATCGGAGCTGGCACCTATCAGGTGCTCATTGGCAACCAGGTTGAGCGTGTCTATGACCAGCTGCTGGACCTGCCAGAGATTTTAGGGCGCGGTATCACGAAATCTGCGGGCATCGACGACCCTGTGACGGCAGCCGCAGACGATGCTGCGAAGCTCAGACTTCTGGACCGCTTCACGCGCATGATGTCTGATGTCTTTACGCCGTATATTCCGATGCTGGCTACGGGCGGCATTGCATCTGGTGTCATTGGCCTGCTTACCAACATGGGTGTCGTCGCGTCAGACAGCCTGACCTATCAGACGTTCTACGCCATCTTCTATGGCCTCATCAACTTCTTCCCGATTATGCTTGCCTTCACGGCAGGCAAGCACTTCAGGTGCAACCCCTATGTGGCTGCCACGCTTGGTGCTTCCATCATGTATCCGGGCGTGTCCAATCTCCTGGTCACGGGAGAGACGGTGAACCTTCTGGGCATCAGCTTCCCGGCGTTCAACCTGAGCGGCAGCTTCATCCCCATTCTACTTGCAGTCTTCTGCATGAGCTACGTTGAGCACTTCCTCAAGGAGGACCTGCCTGAGAGCACGCAGTTCATTTTGGTGCCGCTTGTGTGCCTCGTACTCTTCGTGCCTCTTACCATCATGGTCTTCGGGCCTCTTGGTGGACTTCTTGCCAACGGCATTCTTGCTGTGTATAACGTGCTTGCTGCTTCTCCGGTTCTCCTTGAGACGGTCTTTGGCGCCTTCTTCAGCCTTGTCATCCTGCTTGGCCTCCACTGGGCAGTCCTTCCCATCGAGCTTGGCATCCTCAGCAGCCAGGGCGTCGAGTACAGCCTTGCTGCTGGTGGCATGGGCAACTACGCCGTCCTTGGTATCTGCCTTGCTGTGATGGTCTTTGCAAAGAATCAGGAAGACAAGAGCGTTGCTGGCTCTGCAGCCTTCACGAACTTCCTCTGCGGTATCACCGAGCCCGGTCTCTACGGCGTGGTCCTTCGTAACAAGAAGCTCATTGCGGCACTCATCTACTCTGGCGGTCTTGCGGGTCTGATCATGGGCCTCGGGAATGTCGGTGCTACGAACTTCGCCTTCTCTGGCCTTCTTGCTTTCGGTGCCTGGTTCGGCGCCCAGAACTTCCCCGGCTACTGCCTCGGCATCCTCGTAAGTGTTGCAGCAAGCTTCATCTCTACCTCTGTCCTTCTGAAGAGCGGACAGGTTAAGGACTTCGACTAG